AACGTTTTTCTGTGCAACATTGTCAGTTTGAAGTCCCACTACTGAATCATGACATCCCTTGACGTTTTTGTTACTGCTTTTGGATAactcccaacttttttttttttttttttgcatatgggAAGACTTCTATTTTCGTCTAAAATCTTTCTATGCTCTTGTACCTGACGTGATGTATTTCGCTGGTCTTTTTCATCCTGGCCCAGACCTGCTATTAGTTCTTGCTTTCTTTGCAACAGCAATGCGATTTCTCTGTGTGAGAAAAAATAAAGTAGCCAGCTAATGGCAGCAGTCCGTGGTGCCAAGCACATCGCAAACAAATCACATGTATCTAAACGGGTTGCATTTGTATAAGGTATTTATTATGTAGTTTTACGTATAATTGTGGTAAACCGCTCTTATTTTCATTGTTACTAATAGCGAggtataaatacttttataaataaataaaatacacagcGCACGGGCTATTCTCAAGGTTTCAAATATTTTTGAAAGAGTCCCGCACAGCTGAATCCACCCACGTTGCGTCCCTTTGGGGCCCGGTTACTATGGCGACAGTAAGTTCCGTCCCCCGCCTACCTGCCGCCCCTCACTTGCCCCGCCCCACTTACCAGCCTCGGCGGAACGAAAACCAGCAAGACTAGAAATAGGCCGGGGAGTTTCCAGCCTCAAATCTCGCGGTGTTACATCGCTGCGTGCGTCGCGCGCGGGGGCAGGCGGGCGGAGCTGCGCTCGACACTCTTGTCAGAGGCTCCGGCGGCCTCTTCGATGGTGGCTGGTGGGCGGTGGGCGAGCGGAGTGAGCTGGGGTGCGGCGCTAGGGTGAGCGCGGGCTCGGGTCGGGAGGTCGGCGGTGGGGCGGACGCTTCAGCAGTTGAGGGGCTTCCCCTTCCTCAGATTGCCACTTTTTGCAGCGGCGCTTGAGTGTAGGGGCGGGGAAGCTTTtcgttttctcttcctcccccccggCTGCTTCTGGGGTAGGTAAAGGCCGgtgaagaagggggggggctctTCCTCCCGACCCCCCGAGAGATATGTGAGGGAggcaggtggcgggggggggcaaagtcTAAGTTCAAAAGTGAGCACGTTCTCCCCGCCCCTTGAGGTTCCCGCCCAcaatgccttctctctctctctctcggcccccacccccaccccgaattCCTTCTCGGAAAGTTCGGATAAATATGTGTGCAGAGTTCCACAGGTGGGGTCGAAGCACCGCTGTCTCTGCTTCTCTTTCGAGACTGGATGGCAACTCTTTCCAGGGAAAGCGAGGCTGCTGGTGGGTTTCCCGGACTTCACCAGTCTCAGGGAAGATTTGCACAGGTTGTCGTGCCCAGTTGAAGGTGCCAAAACATGGATGCAGCGGCACGTGCGGTGGGGCAGAGTTGTGGAGCTGCCAGTGACAACCGATGTTGCCGCTGCTTCTCTGGACAGGGTTGGGGGGGTGACCTCGAGGGGCTCCTGTCCGGATAAGCACAGCAACACTGGTGTCAGAATGACAGCTCCTCCTACCCACTGCATTGGCTGCTGTTGAAAAGCCATAATTGACTTGGGCCCCAAAGATCTGAAGGAGTGCCTGCCAGTTCCCACAGCGACCTGGCCAGGTGTAGCCTTCAGGTTGTGAAATAACTTCATCACTAAGGTGTGTCTTGTGGCATCATTATATGCTTTTGGATTTTTGGtcaagatgcacctctttatccAGGCCTTTTAGCCAAGTGGAGGACTTCCCACCTACTATGTTGCTGTCCTGTGCTGCTGGTTTGTTAACTGTGTTATTGGTTAGTTTTGTGGATTTATTGTATGACTAGGGGCGTTTTCATAAACTGCCTGGCTGGGACCTCATGATGAAAGGCAATTTTGTCTCTTCTTGAAGCTGTTGTATACTTGTAGTATTCTGGCCTGTGTCCTTATTTCCCAGTTTTTGTGCTTCTTATAACATTGGCATGTCTTTTTGCTATTCAGAATTTAATGAATTTTAGCCTTTATGTAGGACTAGCCTATCTATGACACCAATGCAAAACCTGATCAATATCTTGTGTAGTATTCTTTGCACTCATGGTAGCTTCAGTTAATGCAGAGACTGCAAAATGGGGCTCTGGGGCAGTGGAGGGAAGACTGAGCCAGCCTAGAATCCAATGAATTCTGAACCACACCCACTGCCATTACTTTACAGTATCAGACCTGGCTGCTGTGCGTGCTTCTGGCTGGCATAGCAGGGTTTTTCCCTACCACCACGGTTTTTCCCTACCACCACCTTTCCATGAGTAGCAGGGCTTTGGATGAGGTGTTGATTGCACTGTGCTGGCTGGCTGCAGTTAAGATTGCTCAGTGTTGTATTTAGTATATCTGCATTATGTGTAGCTTGGCTCTTTGTGCCATTTGGATTACGGTACCTTGTTAACTTTACTGACTGTCTTGCATTGGTGTACCTGTGCAAACTATTATGTGAGAGTAGTAGTGATTGCTAAGAGAGCACAAATTATTACAGCTACTTACAATGAGACAGTATGTTGACTGTCTACAAATATTCATAGCTACTCTTGGAGAAATGGAATCTTATTATTTGACAGTATAATTTCAAGTGACAGAACAAGATTTTTCTATATCCAACACAGGTGTTATGGCAGTCTACTGCAAGAGGGTCCTAGTAATACTGCTTGCTTTTCAAGGACTTCTAATAGCGAGTGCTTATAATGAGGAAGAAGACGTACCTGAAGAATGGATTCTCCTTCATGTGGTTCAAGGTCAGATTGGTGCTGGAAACTACAGCTACTTAAGGTTAAATCATGAAGGGAAGATAGTGCTTCAGATGCAGAGTTTAAAAGGGGATGCAGACTTGTACATATCTGATGTGACCCTTCACCCCAGTTTTGATGATTATGAATTGCAGTCAGTAACTTGCGGTCAAGATGTCGTTTATGTGCCAGCGCACTTCCGCCGTCCAGTGGGAATAGGGATTTATGGCCATCCCTCTCACCtggaaagtgaatttgaaatGAAAGTGTACTATGATCAAACAGTTGTGGAATCTCCATTTGGTGGTGGCTCCTACAACCCAGAAGATACAGATTTGAACCAGAAGCAGTTTCATGCAAGAGAAGATGAGTCTCAGGATGAAGAATCAGTCTTCTGGACTATACTAATTGGAATATTAAAATTAATACTTGAAATTCTGTTTTAGATTCAGAGCTAAACAACTGGTCTGCACATGTGAACAATATAGACAATTGAATGAATGCTATTATGTGAGGGTTAGTACCTAACTGATACTTTCTTtgccagggagggggaaataaagccATAACtaattttgtattgtaaactTTTCCCACAGGTACACTGCAACAGGCACAGTATTTGTATACGTTTTCTCTTAACTGATCAGGGTCAGATATGAATTACAGTTCACTGTGACTTTGAATAAAACTGATTTTCTATACAAAGATTTTAAGAATAGTAAAAAGACTAATCTCCATATAGTATTTCAGCACATTTCAATTATAAATACTTTAACCTCTTCTGTATGAATACTAGGAGCAAATACCGTTTTTAAAGGCTAGCAGCTTTTGGAACATGAACGCCATTTAACTAAGGCTGCTTTCATATGATATAACatcctaaaaaagaaaatatgaattCTCTTCCTTTTCTTATGGTTTGAAGGGAGAATCATTGACTTAAGAGACATAATTTGGCATGACAAATATAAGGTCTACATGATTTCTTGCTGTAAACCTAAATTCATTATATCATATGACATTTGTACCActtgatggggttttttttcttgccAGGCATTAGTACTCTGCTTAGAGGCAACTCCCATCAGAAAACAGTAATTGCCAACTAGTGATTCAGTCCTTTTCTTTGAGCTGGACAGAGAACACAAGTGATTGCTATGCAATAAATATAAAGTCTGTTGTGCAATGACTGCTATGCAGCAGCACTGTATCCATGAAACAATTGATAGATGTACAGAATTTCAACAGGGCACTTTCCCTCTGCATGGGATTTTCAAGCAAAGCTACTGGAATAGAATGTATCCTTCCCTGTCCTCCTAAAATTAAAAAACTTTATTTGTTGAAAAACATTTTGAGTGGTATTCTTCCTTATACAGAGTGGTAGGTAAAATAGCACCGATTTTAGCACTTGTTTCTGTGCAGTTATATACAAAGAGTGTAAATATTGATTTTAGCCTTCTTTGCTGttcttccctcttcttcctctgcctctgggtATTGGAGGTTGTCTTTCGCAACAGTCACAAATCCAGCGACCTACAAAATTAGAGTTGTCAGTTAACAGTAGAGCAAACATCTGCTACTATAAAAACGTCACTCACTTCAAGTGCTTTTGGGGAGCAGAGTACACAAATGTTATTAAGATTGCAATCATATGCCCACTTTCTTGGGACTGTGTCCCAATGAATGATGTGGGACTTGCTTTCAAGCAAACTTGCTTTTAATTTGGCTGTTATTTTTCAATTTCATGCAACTTAAATTTCAGGGACCTTGAAgattttttcctccttccccacAGGCTGGTAAACAGATGCAATAGTGGGAAGAAACTGTGCTTGCTTCTCAATTCTTTATATAATATTCTGAAAGCTATTCAAGGTTGCATATACCGGTGACACTCAAGTCATGTGAATTGTTCAAGTAGTATATGCTGGGCCTCTTCAGTTTGTTTACTTAAATGTCAGTACATCACTTAATATTCATGCTGTGGCACTGAGAATGATTCCCTCTGAGATTGAAAAAGCACACTATTGTTCATTCCCTTAAGTAAGTTTGAAACTAGGGACAGCAGTACCCTACTTGATTATTTTCCCTAGGTAAATTTAGATAGGGACTCATTCAATGTGCTATAGGAAAAGAGCAAAATAGTGAATGAGGCACAGTGGGATTGGGTTAGCTTTAATTTCCTTTGTCCAATGAAGAAAACAGTTTGTAAAGTATAATTACATGCCTGAATGGATTTAACACCTGCTGTTTGATAAAGAACCACCTACATTTTTTGCTAGCTTCAAAAACTTGTTCGATTTACGATGTGTTTCTTACCTTCAGAAAAGCTTTCAGTGGCTTTCAACACTGACATTTATACTTGATTAAAGTCACATACAGtgatgccccgctagacgaaaataattcgttctgcgaaaattttcgtctagcgggtttttcgtctagcgaagcggcaatgacagccgcgctttcgctagacgaaaaaaaagacgaaaaattttcgtcttgcgaggcagccccatagactttttcgtctagcggggcagcctcccgctagacgaatgccttcgtctagcgagtttttcatctagcgaggcattcgtctagtggggcaccactgtaacctTAAATTACACATTGGGTGTGGGAttagaggagggggaaaagagaaggtgTCAGTTCAATGAAACTGCACTGCCAAACCCATTGAGAATAATTTTCATCAGATGTCAGCTTCTCTCTAGTTAAGTTTCTGACATCAGACTTCCCATCTCCAATCTTTTTACTTCTTTCAATGTTTATtattaccgtgtttccccgaaaataagacactgtcttatatttctttttcctcaagaagacacactatggcttattttcaggggatgtcttatttttattacgtcagttgctgcccgtcttcttaaccgctccgTGTTGGtgcgctgcatagccatgcctatcactatgtcttattttcagggtatggcttatatcacgcaaatgcttagaaatcctgctacggcttattttatgggtatgtcttgtTTTCAGGGAAACGGTATACTGTTAAATCCTAAATTGCAAACACTTTTTATGAACAATAATTGAAAGAGTAAATGAAGTGTGTAAGAAATAGCTGCCTCCAAGATTTCACTAAAATAGATACAAATGACATACAAAATGTTGAGATCTGAGCTTTCTAAAAGGAGTAAAGCAAGATTGTGCTTCATTAATCTTGGATCTTGGTTCAATCTCTGAACAAGAGTAACTTATATAATTACCTGTTGGAATAGCACCAAGCCCCACACAAAACGTATGATAGCCACGGTCACACACATCACAGAACATCATTTCTTCCTCATGGTGAGGTTGCCCACATATAATGCATGTTTTACACTCCATACATTGCCAAGGGTAGGTCTTAATTATTGCAACAAGCTCTGCAGACATATCCAGACAGGATGGGTGGCCTAGATCAAAACCAGTATCATTACTAGAATGGTCAAATGAAGCATCTTTAATGAGAATAATTAAAATGGTTTATTTCACAGAACATTTTGAGTTCATTTCAACATGTCAGATATGCTAAattaacttatttttaaaaattgcaaaagcATTAGTTTGATTCTACATTTCATGTTGTTCTTTAAAATGGGTCATCACTTTAAATATTTAGAGATTTATTCAAAGCAGATTCTGTTACTTACCACTGTTATCACACTGGGAGCAGTGTATAAGTGCTTCAGCCTTCCCTTTCTTGTTGGACTCCTTACCCTTCAGACAAATTCCACATATAGCATTTGGAATGGCCTTTGGCTGGAAGGGTAGAAGAGGGCTATAAATTCATTCCAGAAGAATTGagaacaggtttttgttttgttttgttttttaaaaaaatgtacttaTTTTAACCTTTATAAATTAATGACCTTTGTGAGTGGTGTGGATCAAAGGGAATGATTAAAAATTGGCAAGCATTGATTATACTGGGAACAGAAATGAACAAACTATTCAAAGCATGTACATGTATAGTTCACAAAATGTATCCCAGCCTAAGAAAGCGTATGTAATTCAAactctttcatttaaaaatgacAATCAAATGATCAAATTACACAATGAATATgaattttacaaagaaaaatgtgGATAATTTCTAATAATATTACTGTTTGTCTATAGCCTACACATGATGCATGAAAATCAGTAATGTGGGAAAGTGCAATTCATATTATttgaactataaatataaaatatatatgctaaATCATATATAATGCTTTTTGCCTTCTACAAAGAGCTTTGGCAAAACATTCTGAACTGAATTAATTAGCAGTTCATAGTGTTGTGTGTTGCCTTAACGCTGAAGTCTTGCAAAGAGCCACTGGCAACAATGTTATTGAGACCAGTGAGATGATACAGTATACAATAGAATAATTCATAGTAGTTTAAAGGTGCTGTCTTAACATCAACTCAAACAAATGACCCAGCCAGCCTAGTATTTCGCTCCTGAAAGGCAGATCTTGAATCTAAAGACTTGAACTTCAGCAAAGCCATAGGCAGAAATGTTTCCCAGCACAGCTGAGTCTTGCTGATTGAAGCCTGCTAGGTTATCTCATATTTATCAGTTGAAGCCAATGCCGAAATGAAGCAAGCTGCAATTGGACACTTAGCTGTGGGCATGTGAAACAAAATCTGACTCCGTCGCTAGCAAATATAAGATCAGAAATAAAGAGCAGGTTTTAAATATATAGCCAATTTAGTCCCACAGACTGCAGCCTGTTTGGTTTGTCCCGACAACTGTCTGCACTTTCAATGTGCAAAACACTGTCCCCTTTTATTCTTTGTCCTTATGTGACAAAGAGATGGAACTCTAGCTCATACCACCCTTGAACAGGGTAGATACCAATTCTATCCCTTATGCAATTGAGTTTGCATACAGTATTAATTTCTGTCTACATACAAGGGCAGCTTCTGCTGGCATTAAGAGATACTGTATGTATCTGTACCTGAAACACCTTGTCATGTTACGCTAGCAGAATGGGAACCTCCAAGTGTGAACTTGCTTATTTGCTATCACTAGAAGTTTTCACTTTGAAGAAGAACCTTATTTACTTAGCAAAACAAGCACCAAAACATCTGAACATATCCCCAGCTTTGAAAGAGAGAGACGTGTGAGCAGGTAGAACTTTGCAAAGCCAataaggaaagaaggaggagctttaaacaaataaatgtggaatgGTCTCTCATGCTAGTTTTCTAAACATTCAGACAATGAAATGTTAACAGCTACCCTTGCTAAATACATATCCCTGTCAGTAATTTTTTGGTTATGCTGAGAGAAGCAGCATAGATTTGAGATGTTCTGATTGCTGTTAAGTAATGAAAAGTACTGGTTTATAAAAACTTTGCTTATCAAATGCAGAAAAATAGGTTCTTTAGAACTTACTGTATAagcaaaataaaagtgaaaaatcAAACCttaacactgattttttttaacccagtaTTTCCTAATAATTTCTAAACCACAGAGAAGTACATACTAATAAGCCTTAGTCTGATTCCCTAGAATATTTGAATATCTAAATTAAACTAGGGCTTCAGAGCACTTTAACTTGCCTGGCCTCCAGAGGTTTGTTTAAATACCCACAAGGCATTTATAAACAGCTTGTTTTCCAAAAGATGACAGAAGCATTCATGAATAattttttgcttatttattttttaaaaaaagcatagtcCACCTGTTTTATACATAAATATAATTGAATGATAAAAGGATACTAACATTCACAAATGTCTCTACAAAATAATAAATACCACGAGAAAgaaaacatacatataaaaaatTTCTATTACCTATTCTACTCTTACTTTTATACCTTTTTATACCCTGCGCctaccaacaaaatattaaacctCATTCCTGCAGTGATCTCCCTCTTGTATTGCTACATTCTATGAGTAATGTTTGTGTTTTAAGTTATatcaatataaaacaaaacaacaagtgCACTTCTCTAATTCTCTTTACCATATGTATATTCTGCTGATGTGGTACACAGTAGCAACCTCTCAGTCACCCAAAGCAAAACAACCTTTGAGTCACTAGATCTGTGCTGTGGTATGTGCAGTTAATACTATGATACTTAAATGCGAAAACACTGGTGAAGGTGCAGTTATTAATAATGTTTTCCCCTAGCCCTAGTTCCACAAAACTAGGAGTAAAATAGTCACAGTGTACTAAAGACCCTTCAAAGACACTGGAGCGTTCCCCTATCAACATGAAATAGAAAGGAAAGCCTGTTCACATTTCAAAGCAATTTTAagtgaaaacagaaaaataaaaatggctttgCGGGAACACTGTTTGACATATTGTTCTCCTAATCATATTCAACTTGACAAAAGAGGTGAGGGGGAAAAAGAGTTCCTGGCTTGCTGCTCCCAAAATTGGTTTTAtgacaaaggctgcaatccagaCACAagattaaatcccactgaaaacACTGGCCTGGTTCATATGTAGCATCCCTGGTCCAGGGTTTAATCCAACTaaatcttactcagagtagactcattgaaattaatgaacgtaACAtgattaggtccattaatttcaaaaggttgctctgagtaaaacttagttgactatcACCCCTTGGGATTATATCTGACCAAGTCATACTTGGAATGGATCCACAGAAATAAATTAACTGCATTTATTTCAATGCTTTGCAGATTCCATGAAGATTTCCtggtgggttaaactacagtttccaggtttGGCAGATGACAGATGGGGAAGATGGAGAGCTCAAACTCTTCGCTTGTTCCCACTCCAAAACCATGGTTTCTTGGACCAGAAATGTTACACTTGAACAAGACCAATGGAATTTCAGCAGCTAAACTGTAGCTAAATCAAAAATAGCTTACAAGCACACCATGTTTCCAAAAATTACTTTGCCAGAAAATAAGTTCTTCCTGTTTTCATAGCAACGGAATGTAAATTGGAAAATTCTGGGATGGGGGAAAGGCCAAGTCAGTCTCTTGCTACATGCTCAACTTAACATATGTGCAAATCTCCCTTATTCTGAGAAAAGAATACTGCATATGCAATTATAACGGCCAGTCCTTCATCA
Above is a window of Lacerta agilis isolate rLacAgi1 chromosome 3, rLacAgi1.pri, whole genome shotgun sequence DNA encoding:
- the C3H6orf120 gene encoding UPF0669 protein C6orf120 homolog isoform X1, with the protein product MATLSRESEAAGVMAVYCKRVLVILLAFQGLLIASAYNEEEDVPEEWILLHVVQGQIGAGNYSYLRLNHEGKIVLQMQSLKGDADLYISDVTLHPSFDDYELQSVTCGQDVVYVPAHFRRPVGIGIYGHPSHLESEFEMKVYYDQTVVESPFGGGSYNPEDTDLNQKQFHAREDESQDEESVFWTILIGILKLILEILF
- the C3H6orf120 gene encoding UPF0669 protein C6orf120 homolog isoform X2, which encodes MAVYCKRVLVILLAFQGLLIASAYNEEEDVPEEWILLHVVQGQIGAGNYSYLRLNHEGKIVLQMQSLKGDADLYISDVTLHPSFDDYELQSVTCGQDVVYVPAHFRRPVGIGIYGHPSHLESEFEMKVYYDQTVVESPFGGGSYNPEDTDLNQKQFHAREDESQDEESVFWTILIGILKLILEILF